The genomic window ACGCGTCCCGAGGCGGCGGCGCGGGTGCGGATCGACGAAGATCTGCTGGCGCGCCTCGCCGCCGCCGCCGCCCGGGTGCCGCGCCCGGAGGGCGTCGGTCCCGCGACGCTCGACGGGCTGCTCGCGCTGCGCGGCGTCGTCGAGGTGGAGGCCGAGGCCGGCGCCGACCCGGAGGCGCTCGACCGCGATCTCGCCGCCGGCATCGGCGGCCTCGTGGCCGACCTCCTCGCCGCTCGCCGGGCCGAGGGCGCGCGGCTGCACGAGATCGTGGCGGGCCAGCTCGCCGCGATCGCCCGTCTGACGCAGGCCGCCGAGGACTGCCCGGCCCGGCGGCCCGAGGCCGTGCGCGCCCGGCTCGCGGATTCGGTGGCGGCGCTCGTCGGGGCGGGAAGCCTCGACCCGGACCGCCTGCATCAGGAGGCGGTGCTGCTCGCCGCCAAGGCCGACGTGCGCGAGGAACTCGACCGCCTGCGGGCCCACCTCGCCGCGGCGGGCGAACTGCTGGCGCTGGGCGGCGCGATCGGCCGGCGGCTCGATTTCCTGGCGCAGGAACTCGGCCGCGAGGCCAACACGCTGTGCGCCAAGGCCGGCGACATCGGCCTGTCGCGGATCGGACTCGACTTGAAGGCCGTGGTGGAGCAATTCCGCGAGCAGGTGCAGAACGTCGAGTAAGGGCGCCGGACATGGGATGCGGAGTGAACGGCCGATGACGCAGGACGCCACGCAAGGCAGGCCGGGGATCGCCCGGCGCGGGCTGATCCTGATCCTGTCCTCGCCCTCGGGCGCGGGCAAGACGACGCTGACCCGGGCCATCGCCCAGCGGCCCGAGTGGGGGCTCGACCTGTCGATCTCGGTCACCACCCGGGCGCGCCGCCCCTCGGAGATCGACGGGCGCGACTACCGCTTCATCGACCGCGAGGCGTTCGAGGACCTGCAGGCCCGCGACGACCTGCTCGAATGGGCCGAGGTCCACGGCAATTTCTACGGCACGCCGCGCCGCCCGGTGGAGAAGACCCTCGGCCAGGGCCGGGACATGATCTTCGACATCGACTACCAGGGCACCCGTCAGGTGCGGCAGCGGCTGCAGGACGATGTGGTGACGGTGTTCATCCTGCCGCCGAGCTTTTCCGAATTGCGCCACCGCCTGGAGCGCCGGGCGGAGGACGCGCCCGAGACCATCGAACGGCGGCTGGCCAACGCCCGCAACGAGATGCGGCGCTGGAGCGAGTACGACTACGTCATCGTCAACGACGACCTCGACGAGTCCTTCCGTGCGCTCCAGGCGATCCTGGCCGCCGAGCGCCTGAAGCGCACCCGCCGCACCGGCCTGCCGGGCTTCGTCGATGGGCTGCTGGCGGAGGCCGAGCGGGGCGGTTGAGAAGGGGCATCCCCGCTCCCGGCACGCGAGAGGGGAAGACGCCTTACTCCGCCGCGGTGCGCGGCGCGCAGGAAAACGACTCGTCCACCTGCGCGGCGTGGAGGCGGCGGTAGTAGCCGTCGGCGGCCATCAGCGCGTCGTGCCGTCCCTGCTCGGCGATGCCGCTCTCGGCCACCACGACGATGCGGTCGGCGTGCCGGATCGTGGCCAGACGGTGGGCGATCACCAGCGTCGTGCGCCCCGCCGCCAGTTCGAACAGCGAGGCCTGGATCTCCCGCTCGGTCTGCGTGTCCAGCGCCGAGGTCGCCTCGTCGAGGATCAGGATCGGCGGGTTCTTCAGGAAGGCGCGGGCGATGGCCAGGCGCTGCTTCTGCCCCCCTGAGAGCTTCACCCCGCGCTCGCCGATCACCGTGTCGAGCCCGTCCGGCAGCGACGCGATCAGCGCGTCGAGCCGGGCGCGGGCGGCGGCGGCCAGGATCTCGGCTTCGCTCGCGCCGAGACGGCCGTAGGCGATGTTCTCGCGGATCGTGCCGGCGAACAGGAACACGTCCTGCTGCACGATGCCGATCTGCCCGCGCAGGGAGGCCAGCGTCAGGTCGCGGATGTCGTGGCCGTCGATGGCGACGCGCCCGCTTTGCGCCTCGTAGAAGCGCGGGATCAGCGAGAGAAGCGTCGTCTTGCCCGCCCCCGAGGGCCCGACGAAGGCCACCGTCTCGCCCGCGCGGATCGTCAGGTCGACATGCCTCAGCACCGGCCGGTCCGGGCTGTAGCCGAAGCGCACGCCCTCCAGGCGGATCTCGCCCTTGAGCGGCGGGGCGGGAATCGCGTCCGGCCGGTCGGCGATGTCGGGCTCGGTGGCGAGCAGGGCCTGGTAGCGGCGAAAGCCCGCGATGCCCTTCGGATAGGTCTCGATCACCGCGCCGATCTTTTCGAGCGGCCGGTAGAACACGCCGACGAGCAGTAGGAAGCCGACGAAGCCGCCCGCCGTCAGGTCGCCGCGCACCACGAAGGCGGCGCCCCCTAAGAGCACCACGATCTGCACGAGACGCAGGCCCAGATAGTTGATCGAGAGCGCGCCGGCCATCAGGCGGTAGGCTTCGAGCTTGGTGGCGCGGTATTTCAGGTTGTCGGAGGCGAACAGGGCGCGCTCGTGCGCCTCGTTGGCGAATGCCTTCACCACGCGGATGCCGCCGACATTCTCCTCGATGCGGGCGTTGAAGGCGCCGACGCGCCCGTACTGCGCCTGCCAGTTGCGGGTCATGCGCCCGCCGTAGCGG from Methylorubrum populi includes these protein-coding regions:
- a CDS encoding YicC family protein produces the protein MEGRGLATTIASMTGFARAAGSTGPVQWLWEIRTVNGRGLDIRMRVPNGFEAAGEAARAALSKALARGQCQLGLTLTRPEAAARVRIDEDLLARLAAAAARVPRPEGVGPATLDGLLALRGVVEVEAEAGADPEALDRDLAAGIGGLVADLLAARRAEGARLHEIVAGQLAAIARLTQAAEDCPARRPEAVRARLADSVAALVGAGSLDPDRLHQEAVLLAAKADVREELDRLRAHLAAAGELLALGGAIGRRLDFLAQELGREANTLCAKAGDIGLSRIGLDLKAVVEQFREQVQNVE
- the gmk gene encoding guanylate kinase, whose product is MTQDATQGRPGIARRGLILILSSPSGAGKTTLTRAIAQRPEWGLDLSISVTTRARRPSEIDGRDYRFIDREAFEDLQARDDLLEWAEVHGNFYGTPRRPVEKTLGQGRDMIFDIDYQGTRQVRQRLQDDVVTVFILPPSFSELRHRLERRAEDAPETIERRLANARNEMRRWSEYDYVIVNDDLDESFRALQAILAAERLKRTRRTGLPGFVDGLLAEAERGG
- a CDS encoding ABC transporter ATP-binding protein; its protein translation is MLKAFLAYYRPHRTLFLVDFGCAVLSGLLELGFPLAVKAFVDRLLPQQDWSLIGLAAAGLTLLYVANAGLMAVVTYWGHVLGINIETEMRARAFDHLQKLSFRFFDGQKTGHLVARVTKDLEEIGEVAHHGPEDLFIAVMTLLGAFALMFLVHPPLALTTLAILPLIAFVTLRYGGRMTRNWQAQYGRVGAFNARIEENVGGIRVVKAFANEAHERALFASDNLKYRATKLEAYRLMAGALSINYLGLRLVQIVVLLGGAAFVVRGDLTAGGFVGFLLLVGVFYRPLEKIGAVIETYPKGIAGFRRYQALLATEPDIADRPDAIPAPPLKGEIRLEGVRFGYSPDRPVLRHVDLTIRAGETVAFVGPSGAGKTTLLSLIPRFYEAQSGRVAIDGHDIRDLTLASLRGQIGIVQQDVFLFAGTIRENIAYGRLGASEAEILAAAARARLDALIASLPDGLDTVIGERGVKLSGGQKQRLAIARAFLKNPPILILDEATSALDTQTEREIQASLFELAAGRTTLVIAHRLATIRHADRIVVVAESGIAEQGRHDALMAADGYYRRLHAAQVDESFSCAPRTAAE